A single window of Salvia splendens isolate huo1 chromosome 8, SspV2, whole genome shotgun sequence DNA harbors:
- the LOC121744456 gene encoding serine carboxypeptidase-like 40 translates to MFFPKAVLFLVAIASLQWPQIEATKQIEALSRIYKEKLHRNNIDRRHFNASHHSSHKVRILSQKGMRQSDRIERLPGQPPVRFNQYGGYVTVNQTAGRAFYYYFAEAQAQRAHHNKMPLLLWLNGGPGCSSLAYGAMQELGPFRVHSDGKTLYKNPFSWNHAANLLFLESPAGVGFSYSNTTADFRSGGDVKTAIDNYAFLVNWLERFPEYKGRDFYISGESYAGHYVPQLAHTILYHNKKAGKTIINLKGIIIGNAVINDETDTIGMYDYFGSHALVSDETTKQIMTYCDFSPNATTQPDKCNEAAEEADRNVNVIDIYNIYAPLCWNPNLTQTPRSASVSHMDPCSDYYVYAYLNRPDVQKALHANVTKMSYDWEPCSDVIKKWTDSPSTVLPLLQEFMANGLRVWVFSGDTDARVPVTSTKNSINKLKLPIKTLWHPWFLGGEVGGYTQVYKGNLTFATVRGAGHQVPSFQPARALSLITHFLDGTDLPNSSRI, encoded by the exons ATGTTTTTCCCTAAAGCCGTTTTGTTTCTTGTCGCCATTGCATCACTTCAATGGCCACAAATCGAAGCAACGAAGCAAATAGAAGCCCTCTCACGAATTTACAAAGAGAAGTTGCATAGAAACAACATTGATAGAAGGCATTTCAATGCTAGCCATCACTCCTCACACAAGGTGAGAATTCTCTCTCAAAAAGGGATGAGACAGAGCGACCGGATAGAGCGGCTGCCCGGCCAGCCACCGGTCCGGTTCAATCAGTACGGCGGCTATGTGACCGTGAACCAGACCGCCGGCCGAGCATTCTACTACTACTTTGCTGAGGCACAAGCACAACGTGCTCATCACAACAAAATGCCTCTTCTTCTATGGCTCAATGGAG GTCCGGGCTGCTCATCTCTTGCCTATGGAGCAATGCAAGAACTTGGGCCATTCCGTGTCCACAGTGATGGCAAAACTCTCTACAAAAATCCATTCTCATGGAATCATG CTGCAAATTTGTTGTTTCTGGAGTCTCCGGCCGGCGTCGGATTCTCGTACTCGAACACGACCGCAGATTTTAGGAGTGGCGGCGACGTGAAGACGGCCATCGACAACTATGCTTTCTTGGTGAACTGGTTGGAGAGATTTCCTGAGTACAAAGGCAGAGATTTTTACATTTCTGGAGAAAGTTATGCAGGCCATTATGTGCCTCAATTGGCACACACAATTCTCTATCACAACAAGAAAGCTGGCAAGACTATTATCAATCTCAAAGGAATTATT ATCGGAAATGCGGTGATAAACGACGAGACAGACACGATAGGAATGTACGATTATTTCGGAAGCCATGCTCTAGTATCGGATGAAACCACAAAACAGATAATGACATACTGCGATTTCTCCCCTAACGCGACGACTCAACCGGACAAATGCAACGAAGCTGCGGAAGAAGCTGATAGAAACGTTAATGTTATTGATATCTATAACATTTATGCTCCTCTCTGTTGGAACCCTAACCTCACACAAACACCCAGGAGTGCTTCG GTGTCACATATGGATCCTTGCAGTGATTATTATGTGTATGCATATTTGAATAGGCCTGATGTTCAGAAGGCACTACATGCTAATGTTACCAAAATGTCTTATGATTGGGAACCATGCAg CGATGTCATCAAGAAATGGACTGATAGCCCATCGACCGTTCTCCCACTTCTGCAAGAGTTCATGGCTAATGGACTTCGAGTTTGGGTATTTAG TGGAGATACGGATGCAAGGGTACCAGTTACTTCAACAAAGAATTCCATCAACAAATTGAAACTTCCCATTAAAACTCTATGGCACCCTTGGTTCCTTGGTGGAGAG GTTGGTGGGTATACACAAGTGTATAAAGGAAATCTAACATTTGCTACAGTTAGAGGAGCAGGACATCAAGTGCCTAGTTTCCAACCGGCTCGAGCGCTTTCTCTAATCACGCATTTTCTTGATGGGACAGATCTCCCTAACTCTTCAAGAATATAA